One window of Vitis riparia cultivar Riparia Gloire de Montpellier isolate 1030 chromosome 5, EGFV_Vit.rip_1.0, whole genome shotgun sequence genomic DNA carries:
- the LOC117915253 gene encoding LOW QUALITY PROTEIN: uncharacterized protein LOC117915253 (The sequence of the model RefSeq protein was modified relative to this genomic sequence to represent the inferred CDS: substituted 2 bases at 2 genomic stop codons), translating into MYKDLKQNYWWPRMKRDIAQYVAQCLVCQQVKAEHQRPVGSLQPLTIPEWKWEHITMDFVSGLPRTLGGERKLLGPELVQLTVEKITLIKERLEAAQSRQKSYANNCRRDLEFEVGDHVFLKVSPMKSVMRFGRKXKLSPXFVDPFEIFEKVGALAYKVALPPSLFKIHNVFHISTLRKYVFDPSHVVELEPIQISEDLTYKEVFVQIVDVIDKVLQHALFKLVKVQWSNHSIREATWELEDEMREKHPQLFQDSKYQRT; encoded by the exons ATGTATAAAGATTTAAAGCAGAACTATTGGTGGCCAAGAATGAAGCGGGATATTGCACAATATGTGGCTCAGTGTTTGGTATGTCAACAAGTGAAAGCTGAACATCAACGACCAGTAGGATCTTTACAACCACTTACTATTCCTGAGTGGAAATGGGAGCATATTACCATGGACTTTGTGTCAGGGTTGCCAAGAACCTTAGGAG GAGAAAGGAAACTTTTAgggcctgaacttgtgcagttgacAGTTGAAAAGATAACtttgattaaagaaagattGGAAGCAGCCCAAAGTAGACAGAAGAGTTATGCCAATAATTGTAGgagagatttggagtttgaagtaggtgatcatgttttcttaaaagtttcgcctatgaagtctgtgatgagatttgggagaaaatGAAAACTTAGTCCTTGATTTGTGGATCcgtttgaaatatttgaaaaagtaGGTGCCTTGGCGTATAAAGtagccttgcccccaagtctgTTTAAGATTCATAATGTGTTTCATATTTCGACTTTGAGGAAATATGTTTTTGATCCttctcatgttgtggagttggagcctattcagATTTCTGAGGACTTGACTTATAAAGAGGTGTTCGTTCAAATTGTAGATGTAATCGACAAGGTACTACAACATGCTCTTTTCAAGTTGGTAAAGGTCCAATGGAGCAATCATAGTATCCGAGAGGccacttgggagttagaagatgagatgagagaaaagcatcctcaattatttcaagactcaa AATACCAGAGGACATGA
- the LOC117915255 gene encoding F-box protein CPR1-like, producing the protein MAELPLHIMVNILLRSPVKSLIRFRLGIRFNSLQFEPLPKTIVLWNPSTRQCNQLPPNPNVLDFLGCYGFGYDSFADDYKIFVVSMLNPNIEIVVDVFSLKSNKWKRIQEKHHTRVAYMCATVLHGALHWPAISREEEDLYVKLRVVGGCLCIQGFEDPSKMWVMKEYGVDTFWSKMASPYNSCRNNLNEEFKCYLLHTLNNEHLLLDN; encoded by the exons ATGGCGGAGTTACCTCTTCACATCATGGTGAACATACTCTTGAGATCACCAGTCAAGTCTCTGATCCGTTTCAG gttgggaattcgATTTAATTCCCTACAGTTCGAGCCTCTACCAAAGACT ATTGTCTTATGGAACCCATCTACTAGACAATGCAATCAATTACCACCAAATCCTAACGTTTTGGATTTTCTTGGTTGCTATGGATTTGGGTATGACTCCTTTGCCGATGACTACaagatatttgttgtttctaTGCTCAATCCCAACATTGAGATCGTGGTGGATGTTTTCTCATTGAAATCcaataaatggaaaagaattcAGGAAAAACATCACACTAGGGTTGCGTACATGTGTGCAACTGTTTTACATGGGGCACTCCATTGG CCAGCAATTTcgagagaagaagaagatctATATGTTAAGTTGAGGGTTGTAGGAGGATGCCTTTGCATACAGGGTTTTGAAGATCCAAGTAAGATGTGGGTTATGAAAGAGTATGGTGTTGACACATTTTGGAGTAAGATGGCTTCCCCATATAACAGTTGTAGGAATAACTTGAATGAAGAATTCAAGTGTTACTTGTTACACACTCTGAATAATGAACATTTGTTGTTGGACAACTAG
- the LOC117914091 gene encoding UDP-glycosyltransferase 92A1-like, giving the protein MGSQHEHIVMLPFMAQGHIIPFLALAKQIQQRTGFTITIANTPLNVQHLRTTLSTTSNDSSQPSIRLAELPFCGSDHGLPPHTENTESLSLQQFVTFFHASNTLQAPFHSLVSGIIEKEGRPPLCIISDVFFGWATEVAKSLGTANVTFTTGGAYGTATYMSLWQNLPHRATESEYFAVPGFPDSCRFHITQLHQYLRVADGTDVWSRYFQPMLANSLKSSGWLCNTAEEIEPQGLEIFRNYVKLPVWTIGPLLPPALLNHSPSSGSIFGQRAWKVPGVSPEKCLEWLDKHPQSSVLYISFGSQNTISPSQMMELAMGLEDSGKPFIWVIRPPVGFDIKGEFRAEWLPEKFEQRMADRNQGLIVHNWAPQLEILSHKSTGVFLSHCGWNSVMESFCVGVPIIAWPLAAEQCYNSKMLVEDMGVAVELTRGLQGAVVRKDVKRVIELVMDSEGKGEEMKKKAAEIGEKIRDAMREEGSSLKAMDDFVSTMLSKRQGY; this is encoded by the coding sequence ATGGGTTCTCAACATGAGCATATAGTGATGCTCCCTTTCATGGCCCAAGGCCATATCATACCTTTCCTAGCTCTAGCTAAGCAAATTCAGCAAAGAACTGGCTTCACCATCACCATTGCCAACACCCCTCTCAATGTCCAACACCTCAGAACCACCCTCTCCACAACATCAAATGACTCATCCCAACCGAGTATCCGCCTCGCCGAACTTCCATTCTGCGGCTCTGATCATGGCCTCCCGCCCCACACTGAGAACACTGAATCCTTGTCTCTTCAACAGTTTGTGACCTTTTTCCACGCCTCCAATACTCTCCAAGCTCCTTTTCACAGCCTTGTTTCTGGGATCATTGAGAAAGAAGGCAGGCCTCCTCTTTGCATAATATCTGATGTGTTCTTTGGATGGGCCACGGAAGTTGCCAAGAGTTTAGGCACTGCCAATGTCACATTCACCACCGGTGGCGCCTATGGCACTGCAACCTACATGTCTTTGTGGCAGAACCTCCCACATCGCGCCACAGAATCTGAATACTTTGCGGTGCCAGGGTTTCCTGATTCCTGCCGCTTCCACATCACTCAGCTTCATCAGTACCTGAGAGTGGCTGACGGAACCGATGTTTGGTCTAGGTATTTCCAGCCTATGCTAGCAAATTCTTTAAAGTCTTCAGGGTGGTTGTGTAACACAGCTGAGGAGATTGAGCCTCAAGGCCTGGAGATATTTAGAAACTATGTAAAGCTTCCTGTGTGGACCATAGGACCTCTTCTCCCTCCAGCTCTGCTCAATCATTCACCTTCCTCGGGTAGCATCTTCGGGCAACGAGCCTGGAAAGTGCCTGGAGTGTCTCCTGAGAAATGCCTGGAATGGCTGGACAAACATCCACAAAGTTCAGTTCTTTACATCTCCTTCGGTTCACAGAACACTATTAGTCCGTCTCAGATGATGGAGCTAGCCATGGGCTTGGAGGACAGCGGGAAACCCTTCATCTGGGTGATTAGGCCTCCAGTTGGTTTCGACATAAAAGGTGAGTTTCGAGCAGAATGGTTACCAGAAAAGTTCGAACAGCGAATGGCTGATAGAAACCAAGGTCTGATTGTCCACAACTGGGCACCCCAATTGGAGATCCTATCACACAAATCAACTGGGGTCTTCCTCAGCCACTGCGGATGGAACTCAGTGATGGAAAGCTTCTGTGTGGGAGTTCCAATAATAGCGTGGCCGTTGGCTGCAGAGCAATGCTATAACTCCAAAATGCTGGTGGAGGACATGGGAGTGGCTGTGGAGTTGACAAGAGGACTGCAGGGTGCAGTGGTGAGGAAGGATGTGAAGAGAGTAATAGAGTTGGTTATGGACAGTGAAGGGAAAGGAGAGGAGATGAAGAAGAAAGCAGCAGAGATTGGAGAGAAGATAAGAGATGCAATGAGAGAGGAAGGGTCTTCTCTGAAAGCAATGGATGATTTTGTCTCTACAATGCTTTCCAAGAGACAAGGTTACTGA
- the LOC117915256 gene encoding F-box/kelch-repeat protein At3g06240-like, which translates to MAGLTQDIIVEILLRLPVKSLIRFRCVCKQWLSLITDPKFTKLHLTRAIDKGNYLDNRRLLVSIYVNIDRAVDAVSPSVRGQIVGYCKGMVCMDFELNTSIYTVVNDNACVGIGFYSIGRQLVGSCNGIICSVYGFNTFYLLNPSIREHKTLPYPGEIHFGRAFYGYLLHGFGYDSSTDDYKLFRGSYSPVKSTIEIFSLKTNSWRRIQEFPTYHPSQHSGVFVNTALHWATDKVSDGDGMHLGNRVVSFDLKEEKFMEVPLPDETCIGSCPTLGVLGGDLSMIQHHVDDSHQIWRMKEYGVKHSWTKLIRLPPSPITKVVPFDYTKDGDIVVLVNKLELAIYNSKTEALENIALVVPQSDYWYRVALYVETLISPNSHS; encoded by the coding sequence ATGGCTGGCCTTACCCAGGATATCATTGTGGAAATTCTCTTAAGACTACCTGTCAAGAGTCTAATACGATTCAGATGTGTTTGCAAGCAATGGCTGTCTTTGATCACTGACCCCAAGTTCACAAAATTGCACTTGACTCGAGCCATTGATAAAGGGAATTACTTGGACAATAGAAGACTCTTGGTCTCTATTTACGTTAATATTGATAGAGCTGTTGATGCTGTTTCTCCTTCTGTGCGTGGCCAAATAGTGGGTTATTGTAAGGGTATGGTATGTAtggattttgaattaaataCCTCTATTTACACTGTGGTGAATGATAATGCATGTGTTGGTATTGGTTTTTATTCGATCGGTCGCCAACTCGTGGGTTCATGCAATGGCATAATATGTTCGGTTTATGGATTCAataccttttatttattgaatccaTCTATCAGAGAACACAAGACATTACCATATCCTGGGGAGATCCACTTTGGACGGGCTTTTTATGGATATCTTCTCCATGGATTTGGTTATGACTCCTCTACTGATGACTACAAGTTGTTTCGAGGTAGTTATAGTCCTGTCAAATCCACGATAGAAATCTTTTCTCTGAAAACCAATTCTTGGAGAAGAATTCAAGAATTTCCTACTTATCATCCTTCTCAGCATTCAGGTGTTTTTGTCAATACAGCTCTACATTGGGCAACAGATAAGGTTTCTGATGGTGATGGTATGCATCTTGGTAATAGAGTTGTCTCTTTTGATTTGAAGGAGGAGAAATTCATGGAAGTGCCACTTCCAGATGAAACATGTATTGGATCCTGTCCAACTCTTGGGGTCTTGGGAGGAGACCTATCCATGATCCAACATCATGTTGATGATAGTCACCAGATATGGAGAATGAAAGAATATGGAGTAAAGCATTCTTGGACTAAATTGATCAGACTTCCACCTTCCCCCATAACTAAAGTGGTTCCATTTGATTATACAAAGGATGGTGACATTGTAGTGCTGGTTAATAAACTGGAATTAGCTATTTACAATTCCAAAACAGAAGCTTTAGAGAATATTGCTCTTGTGGTTCCTCAAAGTGATTATTGGTACCGGGTGGCCTTGTATGTGGAAACTCTAATTTCACCCAATAGCCAtagttga